One segment of Streptosporangium brasiliense DNA contains the following:
- a CDS encoding arylamine N-acetyltransferase family protein, translating into MTDVTAYLRRIGAKVDGPPSVESLHLLHRAHMERVPYECLEIWLGRPTTVDPVESAARIIGGRGGYCFHLNGAFSLLLEALGYQVTRHFGGPQHTAGDPAGADGGHLSLTVSGLPSEDNPGGRWMVDQGLGDGFHDPLPLVEGVYRQGPFTYGVRPSQAEPGGWRFDHDPRGTFFGLDFRAERAEMQAFAATHERLSTSPESGFVRVATVQRRDAGGVDILRGLVLTRLGDREHTMTVETERDYFELLADVFGMPLDDVTPAERAKLWRRLWSAHERWSVRR; encoded by the coding sequence GTGACCGACGTGACGGCGTACCTCCGCAGGATCGGGGCCAAGGTCGACGGCCCTCCGAGCGTGGAGTCCCTGCACCTGCTGCACCGGGCGCATATGGAGCGCGTGCCGTACGAATGCCTGGAGATCTGGCTGGGCCGTCCCACGACGGTGGACCCCGTGGAGTCGGCCGCGCGGATCATCGGCGGGCGCGGCGGCTACTGCTTCCACCTCAACGGCGCCTTCTCCCTGCTCCTTGAGGCGCTCGGCTACCAGGTGACCCGCCACTTCGGCGGGCCCCAGCACACCGCCGGGGACCCGGCGGGCGCCGACGGCGGCCACCTCTCCCTCACGGTCTCCGGCCTGCCCTCCGAGGACAACCCCGGCGGCCGGTGGATGGTCGACCAGGGACTCGGCGACGGGTTCCACGACCCGCTCCCGCTCGTCGAGGGCGTCTACCGGCAGGGCCCGTTCACCTACGGCGTGCGCCCCTCGCAGGCCGAGCCCGGCGGCTGGCGGTTCGACCACGACCCGCGCGGCACCTTCTTCGGCCTGGACTTCCGCGCCGAGCGGGCCGAGATGCAGGCGTTCGCGGCGACGCACGAGCGTCTGTCCACCTCGCCCGAGTCCGGCTTCGTGCGTGTGGCCACGGTCCAGCGACGCGACGCGGGCGGCGTCGACATCCTGCGGGGCCTGGTCCTCACCCGGCTCGGCGACCGCGAGCACACCATGACCGTGGAGACCGAGCGCGACTACTTCGAACTGCTAGCCGACGTCTTCGGCATGCCGCTGGACGACGTCACCCCCGCCGAGCGCGCCAAGCTCTGGCGGCGTCTGTGGAGCGCCCACGAGCGGTGGAGCGTCCGGCGCTGA
- a CDS encoding GNAT family N-acetyltransferase has product MSDLFFRPLGAGEYDLFHSYGPLPASGVGARGIPFDELGYRPDWLWVALRGDEVVARAAFWGPPGSEHPFSLDWFDPGTGPDRVEVGAALLRAAYAALVTPEYSAPSGERPDFHLFLPVDWRERPDAVADVADRVEAAERAGLRHSVERLNLRWIPDYGLPPRSTRLTFTPAEDDGTVVDLLAKIAEGSLDAWDRRNLAEKGVRATAEATLVDVAGFPGGRHRWRLAHDASGDLVGIVMPTRNSKFATIGYIGVDPAHRGHGYADDMVAETLHIFTAEGEPEVRDSTDVGNTPMAASFARIGYQVVSRRMIMI; this is encoded by the coding sequence GTGTCTGACCTGTTCTTCCGCCCGCTCGGCGCGGGCGAGTACGACCTGTTCCACAGCTACGGTCCGTTGCCGGCCTCCGGCGTCGGCGCGCGCGGCATCCCCTTCGACGAGCTCGGCTACCGGCCGGACTGGCTCTGGGTGGCGCTGCGCGGCGACGAGGTGGTCGCCCGGGCCGCGTTCTGGGGCCCGCCGGGCTCCGAGCATCCCTTCAGCCTCGACTGGTTCGACCCGGGCACCGGGCCCGACCGGGTCGAGGTGGGCGCCGCCCTGCTGCGGGCCGCCTACGCCGCGCTGGTCACCCCGGAATACTCCGCCCCCTCCGGCGAGCGGCCCGACTTCCACCTGTTCCTGCCGGTCGACTGGCGTGAGCGGCCGGACGCCGTCGCCGACGTCGCCGACCGGGTCGAGGCGGCCGAGCGGGCCGGGCTGCGCCACTCCGTCGAGCGGCTCAACCTGCGCTGGATCCCCGACTACGGCCTGCCGCCCAGGTCGACCCGGCTCACCTTCACCCCGGCCGAGGACGACGGGACCGTGGTGGACCTGCTGGCCAAGATCGCCGAGGGCAGCCTGGACGCCTGGGACCGGCGGAACCTCGCCGAGAAGGGGGTGCGGGCGACCGCGGAGGCGACCCTGGTCGACGTCGCGGGGTTCCCCGGCGGACGCCACCGGTGGCGGCTGGCCCACGACGCCTCCGGTGATCTGGTCGGCATCGTGATGCCCACCCGGAACTCCAAGTTCGCGACGATCGGCTACATCGGGGTGGACCCCGCCCACCGAGGTCACGGCTACGCCGACGACATGGTGGCCGAGACGCTGCACATCTTCACCGCCGAGGGTGAGCCCGAGGTGAGGGACTCCACCGACGTGGGCAACACGCCCATGGCGGCCTCGTTCGCCCGGATCGGCTACCAGGTCGTCAGCCGTCGGATGATCATGATCTGA
- a CDS encoding serine/threonine-protein kinase, with the protein MAELPLPVLAGRYRALQRLGAGGMGVVWRAQDELLHREVAIKEVKLDPSLPEAQRAELRERTLREARAAARLGHPSIVAVHDVIAQDGRPWIVMDLIRGRSLAQAIREDGPLPPPRVAAIGLAVLDALALAHSRGIMHRDVKPANIMLAHDGGVLLTDFGIATLEGDVQLTSPDALVGSPGYMAPERLRGTGDGPAADLWSLGAALYTAVEGRSPFQRGVPVATLGAVLTEQTPIPSRADGLTPVLLAVLAKDPRERPGEAVLRAALHRVAQGLPAGPLSPQAPPEPAAPSRPRRTGWLVGAGVAAAAAAAAVVLVTVSGGQAAPGASPTAPDPRAGRFTAAPEPCTLLTGAQSRAVVPGATPMDMPAQQDREAYCVWDSSAGGRQIRVSLTHQAPVPGRSAPDAAHEFFAAERTRTRADAGTGPIGSVSPLRNVGRVGAEAFSYDVTALDRVHAVVRFRVSNLLIEANVSEKGRRAGTELRRHALHVARQVAEELNSRD; encoded by the coding sequence ATGGCTGAGCTGCCGCTGCCCGTGCTCGCGGGCCGTTACCGGGCACTGCAGCGGCTCGGCGCGGGCGGGATGGGCGTGGTCTGGCGTGCCCAGGACGAGCTGCTCCACCGCGAGGTGGCGATCAAGGAGGTCAAGCTCGACCCGAGCCTCCCCGAGGCGCAGCGGGCCGAGTTGCGGGAGCGCACCCTCCGCGAGGCCCGCGCCGCCGCCCGGCTGGGCCATCCGTCCATCGTGGCCGTGCACGACGTCATCGCCCAGGACGGCCGCCCGTGGATCGTGATGGACCTGATCCGGGGCCGCTCCCTGGCCCAGGCGATCCGCGAGGACGGGCCGCTCCCGCCGCCGCGGGTGGCCGCGATCGGCCTGGCCGTGCTCGACGCGCTGGCCCTGGCGCACAGCCGGGGCATCATGCACCGCGACGTGAAACCGGCCAACATCATGCTCGCCCACGACGGCGGGGTGCTGCTGACCGACTTCGGCATCGCCACGCTGGAGGGCGACGTCCAGCTCACCTCTCCGGACGCGCTGGTCGGCTCCCCCGGATACATGGCCCCGGAGCGGCTGCGCGGCACCGGTGACGGCCCGGCCGCCGACCTGTGGTCCCTGGGCGCCGCCCTCTACACCGCCGTCGAGGGGCGCAGCCCCTTCCAGCGCGGCGTGCCGGTCGCCACCCTCGGCGCGGTGCTCACCGAGCAGACCCCGATCCCCTCGCGGGCGGACGGCCTGACCCCCGTCCTGCTGGCGGTGCTGGCCAAGGACCCCCGGGAGCGCCCCGGAGAGGCCGTTCTCCGCGCGGCGCTGCACCGGGTCGCCCAGGGGCTGCCCGCCGGGCCGCTCTCCCCGCAGGCCCCGCCGGAGCCGGCGGCGCCGTCCCGGCCCCGCCGTACCGGGTGGCTCGTCGGGGCGGGGGTGGCCGCGGCGGCGGCCGCGGCCGCGGTGGTGCTCGTGACGGTCTCGGGAGGCCAGGCGGCGCCCGGCGCCTCTCCCACCGCGCCCGACCCCCGGGCCGGGCGCTTCACCGCCGCCCCGGAACCCTGCACCCTGCTGACCGGGGCCCAGAGCCGGGCCGTGGTGCCGGGCGCGACGCCCATGGACATGCCGGCCCAACAGGACCGGGAGGCGTACTGCGTCTGGGACAGCTCGGCCGGCGGGCGCCAGATCCGCGTCTCCCTCACCCACCAGGCGCCCGTGCCGGGCCGGAGCGCCCCCGACGCGGCCCACGAGTTCTTCGCCGCCGAACGGACCAGGACCAGGGCGGATGCGGGCACCGGCCCCATCGGGTCGGTCAGCCCGCTCAGGAACGTCGGCCGGGTCGGGGCGGAGGCGTTCTCCTACGACGTCACCGCCCTGGACCGGGTCCACGCCGTCGTCCGCTTCCGGGTGAGCAACCTGCTGATCGAGGCCAACGTGTCGGAGAAGGGCAGGCGCGCCGGCACGGAGCTGCGCAGGCACGCCCTCCACGTCGCGCGCCAGGTCGCCGAGGAGTTGAACAGCCGTGACTGA
- a CDS encoding glycosyl hydrolase family 8 has translation MHARPRLRHPSTILVPALALALIASVSVLAAPPGLAADSLLSQGRPATASSSEDSTLAPGNAFDADGSTRWASAEGHDPEWLRVDLGQSATISRVKLTWEAAYGKAYRIQTSADGSAWTDVYSTSSGDGAVDDLALSGTGRYVRLYGTARGTAYGYSLYEMEVYGSTGGTPTPTPTPTPTPTPTSGGPAVPFGGHTIPYASGMLRPGGSQAALDQKVVDYYKRWKAAFVKQNCGNGWYQIISPDADHPYVAEAQGYGMVIAATMAGADPDAKKIFDGLLKYVLAHPSSVTPGLLAAEQDTSCKSVNGGDSATDGDLDVAYGLLLADRQWGSAGAYDYKQLAIKHINAIKAAEVNPTTKLMKLGDWTSSGDQYYWISRSSDWMIDHFRAFRTATGDATWDTIRANHQNLIASQQATYAAGTGLLADFVVNTNTTPKPAPGKVLEDPNDGKYWWNACRDPWRIGADAVTSGDAKSLAAARKLNTWIKGKTGGDPNKIAVGYSLNGTQISSGSEPAYFAPFAVAAMTDSGSQAWLDALWNKMLTTPFTSNDYFSTSIQLQVMITVTGNHWVP, from the coding sequence GTGCATGCGAGACCGCGTCTCCGTCACCCCTCGACCATCCTCGTCCCGGCACTGGCGCTCGCCCTGATCGCGTCGGTGTCCGTGCTGGCGGCGCCGCCCGGCCTCGCCGCCGACTCCCTCCTGTCCCAGGGCCGTCCGGCCACCGCCTCCTCCAGCGAGGACTCCACGCTGGCCCCGGGCAACGCCTTCGACGCGGACGGCTCGACCCGCTGGGCCTCCGCCGAGGGCCACGACCCCGAGTGGCTCCGCGTCGACCTGGGCCAGTCCGCCACGATCTCCCGGGTCAAGCTGACCTGGGAGGCCGCTTACGGAAAGGCGTACCGGATCCAGACCTCGGCCGACGGCTCGGCCTGGACCGACGTCTACTCGACCAGCTCCGGCGACGGCGCCGTGGACGACCTGGCCCTGTCCGGCACCGGCCGCTACGTCCGGCTGTACGGCACGGCCCGCGGCACCGCCTACGGCTACTCGCTGTACGAGATGGAGGTCTACGGCAGCACCGGCGGCACCCCCACCCCGACCCCCACGCCGACTCCGACTCCGACCCCGACCTCCGGTGGACCGGCCGTGCCCTTCGGGGGCCACACGATCCCCTACGCCTCCGGGATGCTGCGGCCCGGCGGGAGCCAGGCCGCGCTCGACCAGAAGGTGGTCGACTACTACAAGCGCTGGAAGGCCGCCTTCGTCAAGCAGAACTGCGGCAACGGCTGGTACCAGATCATCTCCCCCGACGCCGACCACCCGTACGTGGCCGAGGCCCAGGGCTACGGCATGGTCATCGCCGCCACCATGGCGGGGGCCGACCCCGACGCCAAGAAGATCTTCGACGGCCTGCTGAAGTACGTCCTGGCCCACCCCTCGTCGGTCACCCCCGGCCTGCTCGCCGCCGAGCAGGACACCTCCTGCAAGAGCGTCAACGGTGGCGACTCCGCCACCGACGGCGACCTGGACGTCGCCTACGGCCTGCTCCTGGCCGACCGGCAGTGGGGCAGCGCGGGCGCCTACGACTACAAGCAGCTCGCGATCAAGCACATCAACGCCATCAAGGCCGCTGAGGTCAACCCGACCACCAAGCTGATGAAGCTGGGTGACTGGACCAGCTCCGGCGACCAGTACTACTGGATCAGCCGCTCCTCGGACTGGATGATCGATCACTTCAGGGCGTTCCGCACGGCCACCGGCGACGCGACCTGGGACACCATCCGCGCCAACCACCAGAACCTCATCGCCTCCCAGCAGGCGACCTACGCCGCGGGCACCGGCCTGCTGGCCGACTTCGTGGTCAACACCAACACCACCCCGAAGCCCGCCCCTGGCAAGGTCCTGGAGGACCCCAACGACGGCAAGTACTGGTGGAACGCCTGCCGTGACCCGTGGCGGATCGGCGCCGACGCGGTGACCAGCGGCGACGCCAAGTCGCTCGCCGCCGCGCGGAAGCTGAACACCTGGATCAAGGGCAAGACCGGCGGAGACCCGAACAAGATCGCCGTCGGCTACTCCCTGAACGGCACGCAGATCTCCAGCGGCAGCGAGCCGGCCTACTTCGCCCCGTTCGCGGTGGCGGCGATGACCGACTCCGGCAGCCAGGCCTGGCTGGACGCCCTGTGGAACAAGATGCTGACCACCCCGTTCACCTCCAACGACTACTTCTCCACCAGCATCCAGCTCCAGGTCATGATCACGGTGACCGGCAACCACTGGGTGCCCTGA
- a CDS encoding serine/threonine-protein kinase produces MSRIDTRVLAGRYRLLNPLAEGGMGTVWLAADEVLGRDVAVKEVRLPPDLDPARREESCAAALREANLAARLKHPSIVTVHDVIVEQERPWLVMELLSGASLEQTVRERQPLPAHQAARVGVGILSALAAAHAAGVVHRDVKPGNVFLTRSGRAVLTDFGIAVVEGEATADPTSRLVGSPNYIAPERLRGERGGPASDLWSLGATLYFAVEGVPPHPADTPISAISRVLTEPARAPERAGTLGPLLMLMLAPRPEERPSFDAVAQALRELALGRQAPALPLPSHPSSALPLPSGPGPAVPLPPAPAPRRGRTALWAAVEVAAVAAVIGAAMGVTHLTAGPAAPGPPARLSERPGVFATPVDLCELVPAARVKELLPALKTGGEPTNQGGCQWTTSGIGLEVYPVGGGKQWGKSPRQAHELFVNQRNGTLPNGETAWSWSGIQAGTRSARATGPLEVKPVGDEAFGYDLYENRKTGRLEKSHTVLRVDNLVVDVSYTVVDGSKDGPAIQAGTHTAATWIANALNKQKATR; encoded by the coding sequence GTGAGCAGGATCGACACTCGAGTGTTAGCGGGCCGCTACCGGCTGCTCAATCCCCTCGCCGAGGGCGGCATGGGCACCGTCTGGCTGGCCGCCGACGAAGTGCTCGGCCGCGACGTGGCGGTCAAGGAGGTACGGCTCCCGCCGGACCTCGACCCCGCCCGGCGGGAGGAGTCCTGCGCCGCGGCGCTCCGCGAGGCGAACCTGGCCGCCCGGCTCAAGCATCCGTCGATCGTGACCGTCCACGACGTGATCGTCGAGCAGGAGCGGCCCTGGCTCGTCATGGAGCTGCTGTCGGGCGCCTCCCTGGAGCAGACGGTCCGCGAGAGGCAGCCGCTGCCGGCGCACCAGGCGGCCCGCGTCGGCGTGGGCATCCTCAGCGCGCTCGCCGCGGCGCACGCCGCCGGGGTGGTGCACCGGGACGTCAAACCCGGCAACGTCTTCCTCACCCGGAGCGGCCGGGCCGTCCTCACCGACTTCGGCATCGCCGTGGTCGAGGGCGAGGCGACGGCCGACCCCACCAGCCGCCTGGTCGGCTCGCCCAACTACATCGCCCCGGAGCGCCTGCGCGGCGAGCGCGGCGGTCCCGCCTCCGACCTGTGGTCCCTGGGCGCCACGCTCTACTTCGCCGTCGAGGGCGTGCCGCCGCACCCGGCCGACACGCCCATCTCGGCGATCAGCCGGGTGCTCACCGAGCCGGCCAGGGCGCCGGAGCGGGCGGGCACGCTGGGCCCGCTGCTGATGCTCATGCTCGCCCCCCGGCCCGAGGAGCGGCCGTCCTTCGACGCCGTCGCCCAGGCCCTGCGGGAGCTCGCGCTCGGCCGCCAGGCACCCGCGCTCCCCCTCCCGTCCCACCCGTCCTCCGCGCTCCCCCTCCCGTCCGGCCCCGGACCGGCCGTCCCCCTCCCTCCGGCGCCCGCCCCGCGCAGGGGACGCACGGCCCTGTGGGCGGCCGTCGAGGTGGCGGCGGTCGCGGCGGTCATCGGGGCCGCCATGGGCGTGACCCACCTGACCGCCGGCCCCGCGGCCCCGGGCCCGCCGGCGCGGCTCAGTGAGCGGCCGGGCGTCTTCGCCACCCCGGTGGACCTGTGCGAGCTGGTCCCGGCGGCCCGGGTCAAGGAGCTCCTGCCGGCCCTGAAGACCGGGGGAGAGCCGACCAACCAGGGCGGCTGCCAGTGGACGACCTCCGGGATCGGCCTGGAGGTGTATCCGGTGGGCGGCGGCAAGCAGTGGGGCAAGAGCCCGCGCCAGGCCCACGAGCTCTTCGTCAACCAGCGCAACGGCACCCTGCCCAACGGGGAGACCGCCTGGAGCTGGTCGGGCATCCAGGCCGGGACCCGGTCGGCCCGGGCCACCGGCCCGCTGGAGGTCAAACCGGTCGGGGACGAGGCGTTCGGCTACGACCTCTACGAGAACCGCAAGACCGGCAGGCTTGAGAAGAGCCACACGGTGCTCCGCGTCGACAACCTCGTCGTCGACGTCAGCTACACCGTGGTGGACGGCAGCAAGGACGGCCCCGCGATCCAGGCCGGCACCCACACCGCCGCCACCTGGATCGCGAACGCGCTGAACAAGCAGAAAGCGACCCGATGA
- a CDS encoding response regulator transcription factor, which produces MTLPQRRVLVVEDDETIARAVRHRLAAEGFDVQVVGDGQEALAAYAGSAPDVVVLDRLLPGLDGLEVCRRMQAARPVPVLMLTALGEETDLLVGLGVGADDYMTKPFSMRELVARVHALLRRVERASQLAVADPVIRAGDVEIDTAERRVYVRGAEAQLTRTEFDLLCRLAERPGQVFERERLLADIWGFSEAAATRTVDSHVRALRRKLGPGVVRTVHGVGYALVRR; this is translated from the coding sequence ATGACACTCCCTCAACGACGTGTCCTCGTGGTGGAGGACGACGAGACGATCGCGCGGGCCGTACGGCACCGGCTGGCCGCCGAGGGCTTCGACGTCCAGGTCGTCGGTGACGGCCAGGAGGCGCTCGCCGCCTACGCGGGGTCCGCGCCCGACGTGGTGGTGCTCGACCGGCTGCTGCCCGGTCTCGACGGGCTGGAGGTCTGCCGGCGGATGCAGGCCGCCCGGCCGGTGCCGGTGCTCATGCTCACCGCGCTGGGGGAGGAGACCGACCTGCTCGTGGGGCTCGGGGTCGGGGCCGACGACTACATGACCAAGCCGTTCAGCATGCGCGAGCTGGTCGCCCGGGTGCACGCGCTGCTGCGGCGGGTGGAGCGGGCCTCCCAGCTCGCCGTGGCGGACCCGGTCATCCGCGCCGGTGACGTGGAGATCGACACCGCCGAGCGCCGGGTCTACGTGCGGGGCGCCGAGGCCCAGCTCACCCGGACCGAGTTCGACCTGCTCTGCCGCCTCGCCGAGCGGCCGGGCCAGGTGTTCGAGCGGGAGCGGCTGCTGGCCGACATCTGGGGGTTCTCCGAGGCCGCCGCGACCCGCACGGTCGACAGCCACGTGCGCGCCCTGCGCCGCAAACTGGGGCCGGGCGTCGTCCGGACCGTCCACGGGGTCGGATACGCCCTCGTCCGCCGCTGA
- a CDS encoding DUF4153 domain-containing protein, translated as MRPLDFLGRIKAKLGMVIVLAVAAAFVVNEVGINAGYSRDVRVAVAVVLALIMVQLLARGMTRPLREMAAAAQTIAKGRYGLRVSATSRDEVGELARAFNAMAADLGEVDRQRRELVANVSHELRTPITALRAVLENVVDGVSAPDQATLETALAQTERLGRLVAQLLDLSRLESGARLIEPEDVELAPLCGQALREAVLAGGGVTARCEVPEGLSVRADSDLLAQVLANLLDNAVRHSPDGGAVVLSAAAEGTGVRLRVTDQGPGIPAEDRARAFERFSRLDAGRAADGGGAGLGLAIAREIVELHGGSIRVEDGAGCRVAVDLPGRITTLRPASPASGLPASASELPQAAASGSLGSPGSSASELPQAAASESLESPGSSASGSLVSTASGLPGPASELSPAAASESLVSPGSSASGAPVSPVPEPPPAAVPESLGSPGAGSLVPSTPGTFPSPAPGAVRPAPSAPGGPGPGHAGVPVRPVPRAAGQVPVRNWGGAVAGVLLGGLVGLLCGGVVGIAVGLMVPVLGALAGVGVTVVGGFIGTVIGATTVSGEAWNAYGPPAPLPSAQPPAAGRPAVPGPGGAGPGAGPVTGAGPHPHGGGPPGGYVAPPIFPRPELPPTPRWLLPVCAGVGLVAAVALPYSAMGLGFVLVAVVMGAALLPAVRQRVTPWSAGLGVLAYGLVAVAVFRDADWLVGLLLLAGFLLAALALSGAGAGWLAVARGGVSVVLGLLPAPWFLAAPMKSVRGTALRRRVVPVLVGIGLSVVLVVVFGALFASADAVFAAAVERVFAARGWADSVPLRILLFAVFGVLAASAALVGLRPAARPQAPGLRLKVSRGLWVTPLAALNLLFAVFVAMQLTVLFGSSRWVVSATGLTYAEYARSGFFQLVVVSVSVLAIVAVAAGALSLAGRDRWLMAGLLGVLCALTMVILVSALHRLGLYVEAYGFSRLRASVGAAIWWLGAVFALILISGAVRLTRRGGAGWLPRTLVAMTGVALLAFAVWNPDLRVAETQLAVRGVDRIDQDYLGGLGAEAVPALDRLPEPARSCVLREVVRDNGLSAPDPWNGWNLARQQARELLGRRPVRTDVTCPRTLSRLDIPYQD; from the coding sequence TTGAGACCTCTCGACTTCCTGGGCCGGATCAAGGCCAAGCTCGGCATGGTGATCGTGCTGGCCGTGGCGGCGGCGTTCGTCGTCAACGAGGTCGGCATCAACGCCGGCTACTCGCGTGACGTGCGGGTCGCGGTGGCCGTGGTGCTGGCCCTGATCATGGTGCAGCTGCTGGCCAGGGGGATGACCAGGCCGCTGCGCGAGATGGCCGCCGCCGCGCAGACCATCGCCAAGGGACGCTACGGCCTGCGGGTCAGCGCCACCTCCCGGGACGAGGTCGGCGAGCTCGCCCGGGCCTTCAACGCGATGGCGGCCGACCTGGGGGAGGTGGACCGGCAGCGGCGCGAGCTGGTGGCCAACGTCAGCCACGAGCTCCGCACGCCGATAACCGCACTCCGCGCGGTGCTGGAGAACGTGGTGGACGGCGTCTCGGCACCCGACCAGGCGACGCTGGAGACGGCGCTGGCCCAGACGGAGCGGCTCGGCCGGCTGGTGGCCCAGCTCCTGGACCTGTCCCGGCTGGAGTCGGGCGCCCGGCTGATCGAGCCTGAGGACGTCGAGCTCGCGCCGCTGTGCGGCCAGGCGCTGCGTGAGGCCGTGCTGGCCGGCGGCGGGGTCACGGCCCGTTGCGAGGTGCCCGAGGGGCTGAGCGTCCGGGCCGACTCCGACCTGCTGGCCCAGGTGCTGGCGAACCTGCTGGACAACGCGGTACGGCACAGCCCCGACGGCGGGGCCGTGGTGCTGTCGGCCGCCGCCGAGGGGACCGGGGTACGGCTGCGCGTGACCGACCAGGGACCCGGGATCCCGGCCGAGGACCGGGCCCGGGCGTTCGAGCGCTTCTCCCGCCTGGACGCCGGCCGTGCCGCCGACGGTGGCGGCGCCGGTCTCGGGTTGGCCATCGCCAGGGAGATCGTCGAGCTCCACGGCGGCTCCATCCGCGTCGAGGACGGCGCCGGCTGCCGCGTCGCGGTCGACCTTCCCGGAAGGATCACGACCCTCCGGCCCGCGTCCCCCGCCTCCGGCCTCCCGGCATCCGCGTCCGAGCTCCCGCAGGCCGCCGCCTCCGGGTCCCTCGGGTCTCCTGGGTCTTCCGCGTCCGAGCTTCCGCAGGCTGCCGCCTCCGAGTCCCTTGAGTCTCCTGGGTCTTCCGCGTCCGGGTCTCTGGTGTCTACCGCCTCGGGTCTCCCGGGGCCCGCATCCGAGCTCTCGCCGGCTGCCGCATCCGAGTCCCTCGTGTCTCCCGGGTCCTCCGCCTCCGGGGCTCCCGTGTCTCCCGTGCCTGAGCCCCCTCCGGCCGCCGTCCCCGAGTCCCTCGGGTCTCCCGGGGCCGGGTCCCTCGTGCCTTCCACGCCCGGGACCTTCCCGTCTCCCGCCCCCGGGGCGGTCAGGCCCGCGCCGTCCGCCCCGGGCGGCCCCGGGCCCGGGCACGCGGGCGTCCCCGTGCGTCCCGTCCCGCGGGCCGCCGGGCAGGTTCCGGTGCGCAACTGGGGCGGGGCGGTCGCCGGCGTCCTCCTCGGCGGCCTCGTCGGCCTTCTCTGCGGCGGGGTCGTGGGGATCGCCGTCGGGCTCATGGTGCCCGTGCTGGGCGCGCTGGCGGGCGTCGGCGTAACAGTGGTCGGCGGGTTCATCGGCACGGTCATCGGCGCCACCACGGTCTCGGGCGAGGCTTGGAACGCCTACGGGCCGCCCGCCCCTCTCCCCTCGGCGCAGCCGCCCGCCGCGGGGCGCCCCGCCGTACCGGGGCCGGGCGGCGCGGGGCCGGGTGCCGGGCCGGTGACGGGGGCCGGGCCCCATCCTCACGGAGGCGGCCCGCCCGGAGGTTACGTGGCACCGCCGATCTTCCCGAGGCCGGAGCTGCCGCCCACCCCCCGCTGGCTGCTGCCGGTGTGCGCCGGGGTCGGGCTCGTCGCGGCGGTCGCGCTGCCCTACAGCGCCATGGGGCTGGGGTTCGTGCTCGTCGCCGTCGTCATGGGGGCGGCGCTGCTGCCGGCCGTGCGCCAGAGGGTGACCCCGTGGTCGGCGGGGCTGGGGGTGCTCGCCTACGGGCTGGTCGCAGTGGCGGTGTTCAGGGACGCGGACTGGCTCGTCGGGCTGCTCCTGCTGGCGGGGTTCCTGCTGGCCGCGCTCGCCCTGTCGGGGGCCGGGGCCGGCTGGCTCGCGGTGGCCAGGGGCGGTGTCTCGGTCGTGCTGGGGCTGCTGCCCGCCCCCTGGTTCCTGGCCGCGCCGATGAAGTCAGTGCGGGGGACGGCGCTGCGCAGGCGGGTGGTGCCCGTGCTCGTCGGGATCGGCCTGAGCGTGGTGCTGGTGGTGGTGTTCGGGGCGCTATTCGCCTCGGCGGACGCGGTCTTCGCCGCGGCCGTCGAGCGGGTGTTCGCGGCGCGGGGCTGGGCGGACTCGGTGCCGCTGCGGATCCTGCTGTTCGCGGTGTTCGGGGTCCTGGCCGCCTCGGCGGCACTGGTGGGCCTGCGCCCGGCGGCGCGGCCGCAGGCTCCGGGCCTGCGGCTGAAGGTGAGCCGTGGCCTCTGGGTGACCCCGCTGGCCGCGCTGAACCTGCTGTTCGCGGTGTTCGTGGCGATGCAGCTGACGGTGCTGTTCGGCAGCTCCCGCTGGGTGGTGTCCGCCACCGGGCTGACCTACGCCGAGTACGCCCGCTCGGGGTTCTTCCAGCTCGTCGTGGTCAGCGTGTCCGTGCTGGCGATCGTGGCGGTCGCCGCGGGGGCGCTCAGCCTCGCGGGGCGCGACCGGTGGCTGATGGCGGGGCTGCTCGGCGTGCTCTGCGCGCTGACCATGGTGATCCTGGTCTCCGCGCTGCACCGGCTGGGCCTGTACGTCGAGGCGTACGGGTTCTCGCGGCTGCGGGCCTCGGTGGGGGCCGCCATCTGGTGGCTGGGCGCGGTCTTCGCGCTGATCCTGATCAGCGGTGCGGTACGGCTGACGCGGCGCGGGGGCGCCGGGTGGCTGCCCAGGACCCTGGTCGCGATGACCGGGGTGGCGCTGCTGGCGTTCGCGGTCTGGAACCCGGACCTGCGGGTCGCCGAGACCCAGCTCGCCGTCCGGGGCGTGGACCGGATCGACCAGGACTACCTGGGCGGTCTCGGCGCGGAGGCCGTACCGGCGCTGGACCGGCTGCCCGAACCGGCCCGCAGTTGCGTGCTGCGGGAGGTGGTCCGGGACAACGGCCTGTCCGCACCCGATCCCTGGAACGGCTGGAACCTCGCCCGGCAGCAGGCGCGGGAGCTGCTCGGCCGGCGGCCGGTGCGCACGGACGTCACCTGCCCCCGGACGCTCTCCCGGCTGGACATCCCCTACCAGGACTGA